A genomic segment from Lignipirellula cremea encodes:
- the csrA gene encoding carbon storage regulator CsrA, protein MLVLSRKKNESIVINNDITIVVVEIRGDKVRLGVEAPKEVPVHRREVYDAIKRNEQQHDKEAAGE, encoded by the coding sequence ATGTTGGTGTTATCACGCAAAAAGAACGAGAGTATCGTCATCAACAATGACATTACGATCGTAGTGGTGGAGATCCGCGGCGACAAGGTGCGATTGGGCGTTGAAGCTCCTAAAGAGGTTCCCGTTCATCGACGTGAAGTTTATGACGCTATCAAGCGTAACGAACAACAGCACGATAAAGAAGCGGCCGGAGAGTAA